A section of the Corvus hawaiiensis isolate bCorHaw1 chromosome 16, bCorHaw1.pri.cur, whole genome shotgun sequence genome encodes:
- the LOC125334248 gene encoding ATP-sensitive inward rectifier potassium channel 12: MTTGRVNPYSIVSSEEDGLRLTTMPGINGFGNGKIHTRRKCRNRFVKKNGQCNVEFTNMDDKPQRYIADMFTTCVDIRWRYMLLLFSLAFLVSWLLFGLIFWLIALIHGDLENPGGDDTFKPCVLQVNGFVAAFLFSIETQTTIGYGFRCVTEECPLAVFMVVVQSIVGCIIDSFMIGAIMAKMARPKKRAQTLLFSHNAVVAMRDGKLCLMWRVGNLRKSHIVEAHVRAQLIKPRITEEGEYIPLDQIDIDVGFDKGLDRIFLVSPITILHEINEDSPLFGISRQDLETDDFEIVVILEGMVEATAMTTQARSSYLASEILWGHRFEPVLFEEKNQYKVDYSHFHKTYEVPSTPRCSAKDLVENKFLLPSTNSFCYENELAFMSRDEEEEDDDSRGLEDLSPDNRHEFDRLQATIALDQRSYRRESEI, encoded by the coding sequence ATGACTACAGGCAGAGTCAACCCTTACAGCATCGTGTCCTCCGAGGAAGACGGGCTGAGGTTGACCACCATGCCAGGTATCAACGGCTTTGGCAATGGGAAAATCCACACCAGGAGGAAATGCAGGAACAGGTTTGTAAAGAAGAATGGTCAGTGCAACGTGGAGTTCACCAACATGGACGACAAGCCACAGAGGTACATTGCAGACATGTTCACCACGTGCGTTGACATCCGCTGGAGGTATATGCTCTTGCTCTTTTCCCTGGCATTTCTGGTGTCCTGGTTATTGTTTGGGCTGATTTTCTGGCTAATTGCACTCATTCATGGAGACCTAGAAAACCCGGGTGGAGACGATACTTTCAAGCCTTGCGTTCTGCAGGTCAATGGCTTTGTGGCTGCTTTTCTGTTCTCCATTGAGACCCAAACGACGATTGGGTATGGCTTCCGCTGCGTGACCGAGGAGTGTCCGCTCGCCGTCTTCATGGTGGTGGTTCAGTCCATCGTGGGCTGTATAATCGACTCTTTCATGATTGGTGCAATAATGGCAAAAATGGCCAGGCCCAAAAAACGGGCCCAGACATTACTTTTCAGCCATAATGCAGTAGTGGCGATGAGAGATGGAAAACTCTGCCTGATGTGGAGAGTTGGGAACCTACGGAAAAGCCACATAGTAGAAGCCCACGTACGAGCTCAGCTAATTAAGCCCAGGATCACAGAGGAAGGGGAGTACATCCCACTCGACCAAATAGACATTGACGTGGGGTTTGATAAAGGCTTGGACCGTATTTTCTTGGTGTCTCCCATCACCATTCTCCACGAAATCAACGAAGACAGCCCCTTGTTCGGGATAAGCCGCCAGGACTTGGAGACAGATGACTTTGAGATCGTCGTCATCCTGGAGGGCATGGTAGAGGCCACAGCCATGACGACGCAAGCTCGGAGCTCCTACCTGGCCAGTGAAATCCTGTGGGGCCACCGCTTCGAGCCCGTCTTGTTCGAGGAGAAAAACCAGTACAAAGTAGACTATTCCCACTTCCACAAAACCTACGAGGTGCCGTCCACCCCCCGTTGCAGCGCCAAGGACTTGGTAGAGAACAAattcctgctgcccagcaccaACTCCTTCTGCTATGAGAACGAGCTGGCCTTCATGAGCCGCGacgaggaagaggaagatgatgaCAGCCGGGGTCTGGAGGACCTCAGCCCGGACAACAGGCATGAGTTTGACAGGCTTCAAGCCACAATAGCGTTGGATCAGCGGTCGTACAGGAGGGAGTCGGAAATATGA